A stretch of the Acyrthosiphon pisum isolate AL4f chromosome A2, pea_aphid_22Mar2018_4r6ur, whole genome shotgun sequence genome encodes the following:
- the LOC100573023 gene encoding dolichol-phosphate mannosyltransferase subunit 3 (The sequence of the model RefSeq protein was modified relative to this genomic sequence to represent the inferred CDS: added 27 bases not found in genome assembly), with the protein MKKLTQWVVGVNILSILWLSLLFNQYDSKISKEHFLVIQFLPIILLIFFGVFALAVILYRVATFNDCKSAAEDLQAEIKEARTALQQKGFKFD; encoded by the exons GGTGTAAATATACTGTCTATATTATGGTTAAGTCTACTTTTTAACCAGTACGATAGTAAAATTTCCAAGGAACATTTCCTTGTAATACAATTTCTTCCaattattttactgattttttttgGT GTTTTCGCGTTGGCAGTTATACTGTATAGAGTGGCAACTTTCAATGATTGCAAATCAGCTGCGGAGGATTTACAAGcg gaAATAAAAGAAGCGAGAACAGCGCTTCAACAAAAAGGATTCAAATtcgattga
- the LOC100169113 gene encoding probable cytosolic Fe-S cluster assembly factor AGAP009023, whose product MISSGFSGALKLTDLDDFITPSLECIKPVQFEKSSLGTGAKIKIGDDGSYMQESKNGKSEKLKQVEISLTDCLACSGCITSAETVLVQQQSTDEMMRVFDAQNGLDNKKFIVVSISIQSCVSIATSKNISVECAASKLCGYFKKLGADLVLDIKLAEDLALLESQNEFIERYKSAKASKVQKILPMLASSCPGWVCYAEKTHGNFILPYISRVKSPQQIMGSFIKDFVSNLRNKPRTDIYHLTVMPCFDKKLEASRDQFFDVDTETKDVDCVITSIEVDALLVKQDINFNDIVPENFDTGMNNITEDNHNLFTSSGSGSGGYAHHIFCNAAKELFNINIDKVEFKPLRNVDMKEATLEVNGVVVLRFAIANGFRNIQNLVQKLKSKRCPYDYVEVMACPSGCLNGGAQVKQMEIKSNREFINALENTYNELPKRNPTQNNSVKYLYSNWLNENNKNDYLFTTYREIKKIDQPLNIKW is encoded by the exons ATGATTTCTTCGGGATTCAGTGGCGCTTTAAAACTAACCGATTTAGACGATTTTATTACTCCGTCCCTG gaATGTATAAAACCTGTGCAATTTGAAAAATCATCATTAGGAACAGGagcaaaaatcaaaattggagACGATGGTTCTTATATGCAAGAATCCAAA aatgGAAAGAGTGAAAAATTGAAACAGGTTGAAATTTCATTGACCGATTGTTTAGCATGCAGTGGTTGTATAACTTCAGCAGAAACTGTTCTCGTTCAACAACAAAGTACTGATGAAATGATGCGTGTTTTTGATGCACAAAAT ggacttgataataaaaaattcatagtTGTTTCTATTTCTATTCAATCTTGTGTATCAATTGcgacaagtaaaaatatttcagtagaATGTGCTGCATCAAAATTATGTG gatatttcaaaaaattgggTGCAGATTTGGTATTGGATATAAAACTTGCTGAAGATTTGGCATTATTAGAATCTCAGAACGAATTTATAGAAAGATATAAATCAGCAAAAGCATCAAAAGTCCAGAAAATATTACCCATGTTAGCATCCTCATGTCCAg gTTGGGTGTGTTATGCAGAGAAAACTCATGGGAATTTTATACTACCATATATAAGTCGTGTGAAATCCCCACAGCAAATAATGGGTTCATTTATAAAagattttgtttcaaatttgaGAAATAAACCTAGAACTGATATATATCATTTGACTGTTATGCCTTGTTTTGACAAAAAGTTGGAAGCATCGAGGGATCAATTTTTTGATGTAGACACTGAAACTAAAGATGTTGATTGTGTAATTACTTCCA ttgaaGTGGATGCATTATTGGTCAAACAAGACATTAATTTCAATGATATAGTTCCTGAAAATTTTGATACAGGGATGAATAATATAACAGAAgataatcataatttgtttaCAAGTAGTGGTTCAGGATCTGGAGGATATGCccatcatatattttgtaatgcaGCAAAggaactatttaatattaatattgacaaAGTAGAATTCAAGCCTTTACG AAATGTTGATATGAAAGAAGCTACATTAGAAGTTAATGGAGTTGTTGTACTACGTTTTGCTATAGCAAACGGATTTAGAAACATACAAAACCTtgtgcaaaaattaaaaagtaaaagatGCCCATACGATTATGTTGAAGTGATGGCATGTCCTTCAG GTTGTTTGAATGGAGGAGCTCAAGTGAAACAAATGGAAATCAAATCAAATAGAGAATTTATAAATGCCTTAGAGAATACTTATAATGAGTTACCTAAACGCAATCCAACACaaaataatagtgtaaaatatttatattctaactGGTTAAATGAAAACAACaaaaacgattatttatttacaacatatcGAGAAATTAAAAAGATTGATCaacctttaaatattaaatggtag
- the LOC100160329 gene encoding uncharacterized protein LOC100160329: MSVKLLKYIVSNSCIRSRVHNMKYMSTVNNDKPIKVTFNKANGDKIIAEGKKGDSLLDVIINNNLDFDGYGACEGTLTCSTCHVILDSKDYDALPDKPSDEELDMLDLAYNLTDTSRLGCQIILEEKLDGLEVKVPATVNDARYN, translated from the exons ATgtcagtaaaattattaaaatatattgtctcaAATAGTTGTATAAGGAGCagagtacataatatgaaatatatgagTACAGTAAATAATGATAAGCC cattaaagtaacttttaacaAAGCCAATGGTGACAAAATTATTGCCGAAGGCAAAAAAGGAGATTCATTGTTGGATGTCATTATCAATAATAACTTAGATTTTGATGGATATG gagCATGTGAAGGTACGTTAACATGTTCTACATGTCATGTGATTTTAGATTCAAAGGATTATGATGCATTACCTGATAAGCCCTCTGATGAAGAACTAGATATGTTAGATTTAGCATATAACTTAACTGATAc gTCTCGATTAGGAtgtcaaataattttagaagaAAAATTAGATGGATTAGAAGTTAAAGTACCAGCTACAGTTAATGATGCTAGGTATAACTAA
- the LOC103307858 gene encoding uncharacterized protein LOC103307858 yields the protein MDHLVQNGRTRPVGRQTKRDVLPVLARGSAVLHGGQLHVDVLRGTALAHGSGCGVRQRRERDALVLRHRLGRTCRAHRPVRVLEEQFRGHRTVSAPTKSIVIIAERDYDVSRIITIPHDLFV from the exons ATGGATCATTTGGTACAAAACGGTCGTACAAGACCTGTCGGTCGTCAAACAAAACGGG ATGTACTGCCGGTCCTTGCACGTGGCTCTGCAGTTCTTCATGGTGGCCAACTACATGTGGATGTTCTGCGAGGGACTGCACTTGCACATGGCTCTGGTTGTGGTGTTCGTCAACGACGTGAACGCGATGCGCTGGTTCTACGCCATCGGCTGGGGCGTACCTGTCGCGCTCACCGTCCTGTACGTGTCCTGGAGGAGCAATTCCGAGGACACCGCACAGTGAGTGCACCGACAAAGTCCATCGTTATAATTGCCGAACGCGACTATGACGTTTCTCGAATAATTACCATACCACACgatttattcgtataa
- the LOC100160329 gene encoding uncharacterized protein LOC100160329 isoform X1, whose amino-acid sequence MSVKLLKYIVSNSCIRSRVHNMKYMSTVNNDKPIKVTFNKANGDKIIAEGKKGDSLLDVIINNNLDFDGYGACEGTLTCSTCHVILDSKDYDALPDKPSDEELDMLDLAYNLTDTSRLGCQIILEEKLDGLEVKVPATVNDARD is encoded by the exons ATgtcagtaaaattattaaaatatattgtctcaAATAGTTGTATAAGGAGCagagtacataatatgaaatatatgagTACAGTAAATAATGATAAGCC cattaaagtaacttttaacaAAGCCAATGGTGACAAAATTATTGCCGAAGGCAAAAAAGGAGATTCATTGTTGGATGTCATTATCAATAATAACTTAGATTTTGATGGATATG gagCATGTGAAGGTACGTTAACATGTTCTACATGTCATGTGATTTTAGATTCAAAGGATTATGATGCATTACCTGATAAGCCCTCTGATGAAGAACTAGATATGTTAGATTTAGCATATAACTTAACTGATAc gTCTCGATTAGGAtgtcaaataattttagaagaAAAATTAGATGGATTAGAAGTTAAAGTACCAGCTACAGTTAATGATGCTAG agactaa